Proteins encoded in a region of the Canis lupus familiaris isolate Mischka breed German Shepherd chromosome 1, alternate assembly UU_Cfam_GSD_1.0, whole genome shotgun sequence genome:
- the ZFP36 gene encoding mRNA decay activator protein ZFP36 has protein sequence MDRATMDLSAIYKSLLSLSPDMPSDHGDTESIPGWPPSGLWSPSSPERSRVGISGRLPGRSTSLVESPSCGWVPPPPGFAPLAPRPGPELSPSPTSPTATPTTSSRYKTELCRTFSESGRCRYGAKCQFAHGLGELRQASRHPKYKTELCHKFYLQGGCPYGSRCHFIHNPSEDLAAPGHPHVLRQSISFSGLPSGRRPSPPPAGLAGPSLSSCSFSPSSSPPPPPGDLPLSPSAFSAAPGTPVARRDPTTVCCPSCRRATPSSVWGPLGGLARSPSAQSLGSDPEEYASSGSSLGGSDSPVFEAGIFGTPQPPAAPRRLPIFNRISVSE, from the exons ATGGATCGCGCCACCATGGACCTCTCCGCCATCTACAAG AGCCTCCTGTCGCTGAGCCCTGACATGCCATCTGACCACGGAGACACGGAGTCCATCCCAGGCTGGCCCCCCTCCGGGCTCTGGAGCCCCAGCTCACCCGAGAGGAGCCGGGTTGGGATCAGTGGCCGCCTGCCTGGCCGCTCCACCAGCCTGGTGGAGAGTCCAAGCTGTGGCTGGGTGCCACCACCCCCGGGTTTCGCACCCCTGGCTCCCCGCCCAGGCCCTGAACTGTCGCCTTCACCCACCTCACCTACTGCGACTCCCACCACCTCATCTCGGTACAAGACCGAGCTGTGTCGGACCTTCTCCGAGAGTGGGCGCTGCCGCTACGGGGCTAAGTGCCAGTTTGCCCACGGGCTGGGCGAGCTGCGCCAGGCCAGCCGCCACCCCAAGTACAAGACCGAACTCTGCCACAAGTTCTACCTCCAGGGCGGCTGCCCCTACGGCTCACGCTGCCACTTCATCCACAACCCCAGCGAAGATCTGGCTGCCCCGGGCCACCCTCATGTGCTGCGCCAGAGCATCAGCTTCTCGGGCCTGCCCTCCGGCCGCCGACCGTCACCACCACCAGCAGGCCTGGCAGGCCCTTCCCTgtcctcctgctccttctctccctccagctccccaCCACCGCCACCTGGGGACCTTCCACTTTcaccctctgccttctctgctgCCCCTGGGACCCCGGTGGCCCGAAGGGACCCCACCACAGTCTGTTGCCCCTCCTGCCGAAGGGCTACCCCCAGTAGCGTCTGGGGGCCCTTGGGTGGCCTGGCTCGGAGCCCCTCTGCACAGTCCCTGGGATCTGATCCTGAAGAATATGCCAGCAGCGGCAGCAGCCTAGGGGGATCCGACTCGCCTGTCTTCGAGGCTGGGATTTTTGGGACACCCCAGCCACCTGCAGCCCCCCGGCGACTCCCCATCTTCAACCGCATCTCTGTTTCTGAGTGA
- the MED29 gene encoding mediator of RNA polymerase II transcription subunit 29, translated as MAASQQQAAAASSAAGVSGPGSSGGPGPQQQPQPPAQLVGPAQSGLLQQQQQDFDPVQRYKMLIPQLKESLQTLMKVAAQNLIQNTNIDNGQKSSDGPIQRFDKCLEEFYALCDQLELCLRLAHECLSQSCDSAKHSPTLVPTATKPDAVQPDSLPYPQYLAVIKAQIACAKDIHTALLDCANKVTGKTPAPPTGPGGTL; from the exons ATGGCTGCGTCCCAGCAGCAAGCTGCCGCTGCTTCGTCTGCCGCGGGTGTGTCGGGTCCGGGTTCGTCTGGTGGCCCGGGTCCGCAACAGCAGCCGCAACCACCAGCACAGTTGGTGGGGCCTGCCCAGAGCGGGCTTCTGCAGCAACAGCAACAGGACTTCGATCCAGTGCAGCGTTACAAGATGCTCATCCCGCAGTTGAAGGAGAGTCTACAG accTTGATGAAGGTCGCCGCCCAGAACTTGATTCAGAACACTAACATTGACAACGGCCA AAAGAGCAGTGATGGACCCATACAGCGCTTTGACAAGTGTCTGGAGGAGTTCTACGCACTCTGTGACCAGCTGGAGCTCTGCCTG cgcctggcacatgaGTGCCTGTCTCAGAGTTGCGACAGTGCCAAGCATTCGCCAACTCTGGTGCCCACGGCCACCAAACCAGATGCAGTACAGCCTGACAGCCTGCCCTACCCGCAGTACCTGGCAGTCATCAAAGCCCAGATTGCCTGTGCCAAGGACATTCACACCGCTCTGCTGGACTGTGCCAACAAGGTCACGGGCAAGACGCCGGCACCACCTACAGGCCCTGGGGGCACCCTGTGA
- the PAF1 gene encoding RNA polymerase II-associated factor 1 homolog isoform X1, which produces MAPTIQTQAQREDGHRPNSHRTLPERSGVVCRVKYCNSLPDIPFDPKFITYPFDQNRFVQYKATSLEKQHKHDLLTEPDLGVTIDLINPDTYRIDPNVLLDPADEKLLEEEIQAPTSSKRSQQHAKVVPWMRKTEYISTEFNRYGISNEKPEVKIGVSVKQQFTEEEIYKDRDSQITAIEKTFEDAQKSISQHYSKPRVTPVEVMPVFPDFKMWINPCAQVIFDSDPAPKDTSGAAALEMMSQAMIRGMMDEEGNQFVAYFLPVEETLKKRKRDQEEEMDYAPDDVYDYKIAREYNWNVKNKASKGYEENYFFIFREGDGVYYNELETRVRLSKRRAKAGVQSGTNALLVVKHRDMNEKELEAQEARKAQLENHEPEEEEEEEMETEEKEAGGSDEEREKGSSSEKEGSEDERSGSESEREEGDRDEASDKSGSGEDESSEDEARAARDKEEIFGSDADSEDDADSDDEDRGQARGSDNDSDSGSDGGGQRSRSRSASPFPSGSEHSAQEDGSEAAASDSSEADSDSD; this is translated from the exons ATGGCGCCCACCATTCAGACTCAGGCCCAGCGGGAGGATGGCCACAG GCCCAATTCTCACCGGACTCTGCCGGAGAG GTCCGGAGTGGTCTGCCGAGTCAAGTACTGCAACAGCCTCCCTGACATCCCCTTCGACCCGAAGTTCATCACCTACCCCTTTGACCAGAACAG GTTTGTCCAGTATAAAGCGACTTCCTTGGAAAAACAACACAAGCACGACCTCCTCACTGAGCCAGACCTGGGGGTCACCATTGACCTTATCAACCCGGATACCTACCGCATCGACCCCAATG TACTCCTCGATCCCGCTGATGAGAAGCTTTTGGAAGAAGAGATTCAGGCCCCTACAAGCTCCAAAAG ATCCCAGCAGCATGCGAAGGTGGTGCCATGGATGCGGAAGACTGAGTACATCTCCACTGAGTTCAACCGTTATGGCATCTCCAATGAGAAGCCTGAGGTCAA GATTGGGGTTTCTGTGAAGCAACAGTTCACGGAGGAAGAAATTTACAAAGACAGGGATAGCCAGATCACAGCTATTGAGAAAACTTTTGAAGATGCCCAGAAGTCG ATCTCCCAGCATTACAGCAAGCCCCGAGTGACACCGGTGGAGGTCATGCCTGTCTTCCCAGACTTTAAG ATGTGGATCAACCCATGTGCTCAGGTCATTTTTGACTCAGACCCAGCCCCCAAGGACACGAGTGGTGCAGCTGCATTGGAGATGATGTCTCAGGCCATGATCAG AGGCATGATGGATGAGGAAGGGAACCAGTTTGTGGCTTATTTCCTGCCTGTGGAGGAGACACTGAAGAAACGAAAGCGGGaccaggaggaggagatggaCTATGCACCGGATGATGT GTATGACTACAAGATTGCCCGGGAGTACAACTGGAATGTGAAGAACAAAGCTAGCAAGGGCTATGAGGAGAACTACTTCTTCATCTTCCGGGAGGGTGATGGGGTTTACTACAATGAACTGGAGACCAG GGTCCGTCTGAGTAAACGCCGGGCAAAGGCTGGGGTTCAGTCCGGTACTAATGCCCTGCTTGTGGTCAAACACCGGGACATGAATGAGAAGGAATTAGAAGCCCAG GAGGCACGGAAGGCCCAGTTGGAGAACCACGAACccgaagaagaagaggaagaagagatggaGACGGAAGAGAAAGAAGCTGGGGGCTCAG atgaggaacgcGAGAAAGGCAGCAGCAGTGAGAAGGAAGGCAGTGAGGATGAGCGCTCAGGCAGTGAGAGTGAACGCGAAGAGGGTGACAGGGACGAGGCGAGTGACAAGAGTGGTAGCGGCGAGGATGAGAGCAGTGAAGATGAGGCCCGGGCTGCTAGGGACAAAGAGGAGATCTTTGGCAGTGATGCAGATTCAGAAGACGATGCGGATTCTGATGACGAGGACAGAGGCCAAGCCCGTGGCAGTGACAACGATTCGGACAGTGGCAGTGATGGGGGTGGCCAGCGGAGCCGGAGCCGCAGCGCCAGTCCCTTCCCCAGTGGCAGTGAGCACTCCGCCCAGGAGGATGGCAGTGAAGCTGCAGCTTCTGATTCCAGTGAAGCTGACAGTGACAGTGACTGA